One window from the genome of Salvia miltiorrhiza cultivar Shanhuang (shh) chromosome 7, IMPLAD_Smil_shh, whole genome shotgun sequence encodes:
- the LOC130995443 gene encoding cyclin-dependent kinase inhibitor 3-like, whose translation MGKCTKKAKMTADVALTDVSHSYLGVRTHTKTLPLRRLPTAAASKPDLRLEKTMHPKNSRRSCGCRGKEDAEIGIHEELSPPDSTQGEGLGIEASFGENNLDFHVRQRTCWSPPAHEVEEFFAREEQSIHRHFLEKYNFDIVRDLALHGRYEWVALPLRP comes from the exons ATGGGAAAGTGCACGAAGAAAGCAAAGATGACGGCTGACGTAGCCCTCACCGATGTCTCACACTCGTACCTTGGTGTTCGCACCCACACCAAAACCCTACCCCTTCGCCGCCTCCCCACCGCTGCCGCATCTAAGCCCGACCTCCGCCTGGAAAAAACCATGCACCCGAAAAATTCACGACGCAGCTGCGGTTGCAGAGGCAAAGAAGACGCCGAAATTGGAATACACGAGGAGTTGTCGCCGCCAGATTCAACTCAAGGAGAAGGCTTGGGGATTGAGGCCTCTTTTGGGGAAAACAATTTGGATTTTCATGTTAGACAAAG GACATGTTGGAGTCCCCCTGCGCATGAAGTGGAGGAGTTTTTCGCCCGTGAGGAGCAATCCATACACCGCCATTTTCTCGAAAA ATACAACTTTGATATTGTGAGAGATTTGGCGCTGCATGGACGCTACGAATGGGTGGCACTGCCACTGAGGCCATAA
- the LOC130995444 gene encoding uncharacterized protein LOC130995444, which translates to MASSSQANVPYLRRDTIDQTEVAISTYYRDSHFPELVETLNVVGEQCNSDLLGRFRASCFGHFTDWRPGAKSNKALHQIVSRQIVSEENEMCFFLCGARVRFSPADYALVTGLNFGGSRFDATLQHDCSRVEAYRRFCGTRSMTIQSLIKRVCDLDSRVDDEDGSLYLRAVLVCVAHTLVLGLDARVQPWLWVLVDDLAAFDRFPWGAYSYKMLCHYTRETGKGEKYHFYGPSWALYVWALERVPGFGHMVAASSGDPTAHPRCLRWTFRGKPKLHGLRDLFEGQGGVMPLDPDADDLSSHYFISALTPGELSVSFRPPDNPLARGVQFPQGTGARVVEERGDEEDVPRQPRTTRSHSVRGPVRDARQHEPARHSVDPGKRPVRDARPHEPARHSVDPGKRPAPHTSSSSSGSRTVSSPSEGEVDRKWVKKTIRQEIKKAFGKFVEKLKSKGKKDRCKKSKHF; encoded by the exons Atggcatcttcttcacag gcgAATGTCCCATATCTTCGTCGCGACACTATAGACCAGACGGAGGTTGCTATCAGCACCTACTATAGGGATTCACATTTTCCGGAGctggttgaaactttaaatgtggTCGGCGAACAGTGCAATTCAGATTTATTGGGAAGATTTAGAGCATCATGTTTTGGGCATTTCACTGATTGGAGGCCCGGCGCGAAGAGCAATAAAGCATTACACCAGATTGTATCGAGGCAGATTGTGTCAGAAGAAAATGAGATGTGCTTCTTTCTGTGCGGAGCACGAGTCAGATTTTCCCCTGCGGACTACGCATTAGTGACTGGGCTCAATTTCGGGGGATCGAGGTTCGATGCGACATTACAGCACGACTGCAGTCGCGTGGAGGCATACCGACGATTCTGCGGTACGCGAAGCATGACCATACAGTCGCTCATCAAACGCGTGTGCGATTTGGATAGTCGAGTGGATGATGAGGATGGGAGCCTGTACCTTCGTGCTGTCCTCGTGTGTGTGGCTCACACCCTTGTTCTTGGGTTGGATGCGCGGGTACAGCCGTGGCTTTGGGTGTTGGTGGATGATCTGGCtgcatttgatagattcccctggGGCGCGTATTCGTATAAGATGTTATGCCATTATACGAGAGAGACAGGAAAGGGCGagaagtatcacttctacggtccttcgtgggctttatatgTCTGGGCATTGGAGCGCGTCCCGGGCTTCGGACACATGGTCGCAGCATCTAGCGGTGATCCGACAGCGCACCCTCGGTGTTTGAGATGGACTTTCAGGGGTAAGCCGAAGCTTCACGGTCTGCGCGATCTATTCGAGGGACAG GGTGGTGTCATGCCCCTGGACCCCGATGCTGACGATCTGTCGAGTCACTACTTCATATCAGCGCTGACACCGGGCGAACTCTCGGTGAGCTTCAGGCCCCCCGACAACCCATTAGCTCGGGGTGTCCAATTTCCACAGGGCACCGGAGCCCGTGTTGTGGAGGAGCGCGGGGACGAGGAGGATGTACCTAGACAGCCTCGTACGACTCGCAGTCACAGTGTCCGGggccctgtgagggatgctcgacagcacgagccggctcgtcattcagtagatccgggcaagcgccctgtgagggatgctcgaccccacgagccggctcgtcattcagtAGATCCGGGCAAGCGCCCAGCGCCGCATACTTCTTCATCGTCGAGCGGATCTCGGACTGTATCCAGTCCCAGCGAGGGTGAGGTGGATCGTAAGTGGGTGAAGAAGACGATCCGTCAGGAGATTAAGAAGGCCTTCGGCAAATTCGTGGAGAAATTGAAGAGCAAGGGCAAAAAGGATAGGTGCAAGAAGAGCAAACATTTCTGA
- the LOC130995445 gene encoding uncharacterized protein LOC130995445, with protein MNQSVQGDYTPAEQTFDWSTQVYPHWSSPFLKPQYRTETPIFFAEPLTSIAPHEWGQSSSAGQAQTEEPEPQAEQPQVLLLQHLEQPPAEQQPAEQPPAEPPRRSQRVRRPSNYQRSPWVNSQMPRPVTQVCSDHYEKWMARCREGRGREIYVKASGGLREYDDFARVDNVSQEFTTGDIDLYFLSLRNRLRASADLLDDVDMNNTIILDTDWFIYLQGEWDALLEKWARSEFTPEEYHILTHGAVADGWQPRIDWLCQIRGKAVKGHELPPGHIGWMDATQVLMPVIIGHHFVLCRIRLGELVCEVYDPVFHKLSPRQQDGRVGELLPLLRLLPIVLQLARWLDDTSIDSTVAKEKYPLMTAVFAPAEVQFHQQDSVSCGPFVCMYAERLISGSPSIEWGNHNVAAYRAKIARSIFSLCETRTHRISRLGFA; from the exons ATGAATCAGTCTGTTCAGGGCGACTACACACCGGCGGAGCAGACTTTTGACTGGTCGACCCAGGTCTACCCTCATTGGTCTTCCCCATTCCTGAAGCCGCAGTATAGAACAGAGACCCCGATATTCTTTGCTGAACCgctcacttctattgcaccacaTGAGTGGGGACAGTCCAGTTCGGCAGGACAGGCTCAGACGGAGGAGCCTGAGCCACAGGCAGAGCAGCCACAGGTACTGCTGCTGCAGCACCTAGAGCAGCCGCCGGCAGAGCAGCAGCCAGCAGAGCAGCCGCCAGCAGAGCCCCCGCGTCGCAGTCAGAGGGTGAGGCGTCCGTCTAACTATCAGCGATCGccttgggttaatagccaaatgCCACGTCCAGTGACACAAGTCTGCAGTGACCATTATGAGAAGTGGATGGCTAGGTGTCGAGAGGGTAGGGGTCGTGAGATTTATGTCAAGGCAAGTGGTGGTTTGCGGGAGTACGACGACTTCGCGCGGGTGGATAATGTCAGCCAGGAATTCACAACTGGG GATATTGACTTGTATTTCTTAAGCTTGAGAAATAGACTTCGAGCTTCAGCAGATTTACTGGATGACGTAGATATGAATAACACAATCATATTAGACACGGATTGGTTT ATATACCTCCAGGGCGAGTGGGACGCTCTATTGGAGAAGTGGGCAAGAAGTGAGTTTACTCCAGAGGAGTATCATATATTGACGCATGGAGCAGTAGCTGATGGTTGGCAGCCCCGGATAGACTGGCTCTGCCAAATACGTGGAAAAGCCGTTAAGGGCCATGAACTTCCTCCTGGTCATATAGGATGGATGGATGCCACACAG GTTCTCATGCCAGTCATAATTGGCCACCATTTTGTCCTATGTCGGATCCGGTTAGGAGAATTGGTTTGCGAGGTCTATGACCCAGTATTCCACAAGCTATCACCTCGACAGCAGGATGGTCGAGTTGGTGAACTACTGCCTTTACTGAGATTGTTGCCAATTGTCCTTCAGTTGGCGAGGTGGCTAGACGACACATCCATTGATTCGACAGTGGCAAAGGAGAAGTACCCACTTATGACGGCGGTGTTTGCTCCAGCGGAGGTTCAGTTTCACCAGCAGGACTCTGTCAGCTGCGGGCCTTTCGTCTGCATGTATGCAGAACGACTGATATCTGGCTCTCCATCCATTGAGTGGGGTAACCACAACGTGGCGGCATACAGGGCCAAGATTGCTAGATCTATATTTTCGTTGTGTGAAactaggacacatcgtatctCTAGACTTGGTTTTGCATAG